TTTCAAGAATAATAATTGAGGAAAGGGGTCAGGTGTCAGGGGTGGGTTGTTGGCTTTTGGGGGTTAACCTGCAACCGGCAACCTCAAACCTGACAATCCGCGAGTGCCTATTTAGTTTCCTTTGCTCTTGGCAACAATAGCGTCAGCAACGCTACGAGGAACTTCCTCATAGTGGCTGAACTCCATTGTGAAAATGCCACGACCTTGGGTTTTAGAACGGATGTCAGTTGCATAACCAAACATCTCAGCTAAGGGAACCTTAGCGGTCACTTTGGCAATACCCTGAGCCGTATCTTGGCCCTCAATTTGGCCTCGGCGAGAGTTGAGGTCTCCAATGACGTTACCAATAAAGTCTTCTGGGACTTCTACCTCAACTTTCATCATCGGCTCTAACAGCACGGGTGACGCTTTACTCACCGCTTCTTTAAGTGCCATGGAGCCAGCGATCTTGAATGCCATTTCTGAGGAGTCTACATCGTGGTAAGATCCATCCACCAGAGTGGCTTTCACATCAATCAGGGGATAACCTGCAACCACACCCGTTTCACAAGCTTCTTTGATTCCTTGTTCGGCTGGGTTGATGTACTCTTTGGGTACAGTTCCCCCAACAATTTTGGAAACAAATTCAAATCCGCTACCCGGTTCACCCGGTTCGAGATTAATCACAACGTGACCGTATTGACCTTTACCGCCACTTTGACGGATGAATTTGCCTTCGGCTCGATTCACAGGTTTGCGGATGGTTTCCCGATAAGCAACTTGAGGAGCACCAACATTCGCCTCCACTTTAAACTCCCGCAGCATCCGGTCTACCAGAATTTCCAAGTGGAGTTCACCCATCCCAGCAATCACGGTTTGGTTCGTCTCAGAATCAACGGAAACCCGGAAGGTGGGGTCTTCCTCTGACAAAGACTGGAGAGCTTTGGAAAGTTTTTCCATGTCCTGTTTCGTTTTGGGTTCCACCGCAACAGAAATAACAGGCTCAGGAATAAACAGAGATTCCAAAATAATTGGGTTCGCGTCATCACAGAGGGTATCACCGGTCAGGGTATCTTTCAAACCCAATGCCGCCCCTAAGTCTCCAGCCCGGAGTTCATCGACTTCAATCCGATCATCAGCTTTGAGAACGATCAAGCGAGAAATCCGTTCTTTCTTATTTTTTGAGGAGTTTAAAACATAACTCCCCTTTTGCAGAACACCGGAATAGACCCGCACAAAGGTCAAACGGCCATAGGGATCAGCCATGATCTTAAAGGCCAGTGCCGATAAGGGAGCATTATCATCGGCATAACGGACGGCAATTTCACCATCGGGTAAGGTTCCCTGAATCGGAGGAACTTCCGCCGGAGCCGGGAGATAGTCAACCACCGCATCTAACAGTTGTTGTACCCCTTTGTTTTTGAAGGCTGAACCACAAAGTAAGGGAACAATTGTCCCATCAATCGTTCCTTTGCGTAACTGCGTCCGAATTTCTTCGTTCGTCAGTTCTTCCCCTTCGAGATACTTCTCCATCAGGTGATCGTCGGTCTCAGCAACTGATTCCACCAGTTTCACGCGGTATTCTTCAGCAACTGCTCTAACCTCTTCAGGAATATCATCCGTGACTTGGATATCCGTTCCTTTATCGTTGGTGTAGATATAAGCTTTCATCTCCACCAAATCCACTAAGCCTTGAAGATTGTCTTCACTTCCAATGGGGACTTGAATGGGAACTGCATTCGCTCTTAATCGATCGCGGATTTGTTCATAAACTTTGAAAAAATTCGCGCCCGTGCGATCCATTTTGTTCACAAAGACAATCCGAGGAACTTTATAGCGATCGGCTTGTCTCCAAACGGTTTCAGATTGAGGCTGAACACCGCCAACGGAACAAAAAACTGCAATCACACCGTCTAACACCCGCATGGAACGTTCGACTTCAATGGTGAAGTCTACGTGACCCGGAGTGTCAATGATATTGATCTTATGATCTTTCCAACTGGTAGTAATCGCGGCAGCCGTGATGGTAATTCCACGCTCCCGCTCTTGAGCCATCCAGTCGGTTACTGCGGTTCCTTCATGGACTTCGCCCATTTTATGAACCACCCCAGAGTAAAATAAAATACGCTCTGTTGTGGTTGTCTTGCCCGCATCGATATGGGCTGCAATACCAATATTCCGTACTCTCTCAAGCGGGACGGTACGTGCCACAGCTACCTCCTTTTTAAACCTTTATTAAGATTTTATACGTTTACGGATATCACTGCTATCCCCAATTTTTAATACCGATAATGAGCAAAGGCTTTGTTAGCTTCTGCCATCCGGTGGGTTTCTTCCCGTTTGCGAACTGCACTTCCGGTTTCGTTGGCAGCATCCATCAGTTCATTGGCTAATCGCACCGCCATGGAACGTCCGGTTCTGGCTCTAGCATATTGAATTAACCAACGTAAAGCTAAAGCTGTTCCCCGTTCTGAGCGAACTTCCATCGGAACTTGATAGGTTGCACCGCCAACCCGTCGTGCTTTCACTTCAACGAGGGGGGTAGCATTGCGAACGGCTTTTTCAAAGACCTCTAAAGGTTCTGAACCCGTTCTTTCTTCGATTGTTTTTAGCGCCTGATAAATGATCCGGTAAGCAATGGATTTCTTTCCATGTTTCATGATGCGACGTACCATCATGCTAACTAAGCGACTGTTATAAACCGGATCGGCGGGAATCGGACGCTTTTGTACAACTCTGCGACGAGACATATTGTATCTTCCTCAACACAATAGATGATTTTAGATTCGAGCGTGATTAGTACAAGTCATCACAGGCTAGATGCTGTTAGTCTTGAGCTAACAACACCTAGCTTGCTTCAACTTGACCATGACTCAAAGCTCTTATTTAGGACGCTTGGCACCATACTTCGAGCGTCCCTGACGACGATCTTTGACTCCCGCCGTGTCTAATGTTCCCCGAATAATGTGATATCGAACTCCAGGCAAATCTTTCACCCGACCGCCTCGAATCATTACTACGGAGTGTTCTTGCAAGTTGTGACCAATACCCGGAATATATGCTGTCACTTCATAGCCAGAGGTTAGCCGCACCCTTGCCACCTTACGCAGCGCGGAATTAGGTTTTTTAGGGGTGGTTGTATAAACCCGTGTGCAGACTCCCCGCCGTTGAGGGCAACTCTTGAGGGCGGGCGATTTTGTTTTCTTCTGAGTCTGTTCCCGTGCAGAACGAATTAGTTGCTGGATAGTGGGCATGAGTTACGACATACTGAATTAATTCGGCAATTTGAAGTTTTGAGGTATCTCCACTGAAATATCCCTCCCCGATCTGGGGATGGGACTTTCTTTCAAAAGTTAGGGTCAGATGTTGACACCCAAAAGATCATAATAACCTATCCAGTCACTTTTGGCAAACTTTCTGTTGTAGGGAACAGGGAACAGGGAACAGGGAACAGGGAACAGGGAACAGGGAACAGGGAACAGAAAAGATAAGATAAAGGGTTTTAGGTTTGAGGAACAAAAGAATAGCTACAACTACAGCTTTGGGAGGCGTTGGGGTTTTGGAAGCGAAACCCACCCCCCATTAAATCTTCAGAATAGTCAATGGTTAAGTTTTCTAGGTACTTTAAATTTTCCGAGGCAATCACAATGTCAATCTCAGGGAATTGATAAACGACATCACTCGACTGGCGTTGGTGATCAAATCCCATTGTATAAGACCAGTCGCAGCAGCCTCCCTTTTGAACTCCAAGACGAAAGAGGAGATGAGGATGATTTTGCTT
This is a stretch of genomic DNA from Planktothrix tepida PCC 9214. It encodes these proteins:
- a CDS encoding HesB/IscA family protein — protein: MISLSPAATREVLRLKSKQNHPHLLFRLGVQKGGCCDWSYTMGFDHQRQSSDVVYQFPEIDIVIASENLKYLENLTIDYSEDLMGGGFRFQNPNASQSCSCSYSFVPQT
- the fusA gene encoding elongation factor G gives rise to the protein MARTVPLERVRNIGIAAHIDAGKTTTTERILFYSGVVHKMGEVHEGTAVTDWMAQERERGITITAAAITTSWKDHKINIIDTPGHVDFTIEVERSMRVLDGVIAVFCSVGGVQPQSETVWRQADRYKVPRIVFVNKMDRTGANFFKVYEQIRDRLRANAVPIQVPIGSEDNLQGLVDLVEMKAYIYTNDKGTDIQVTDDIPEEVRAVAEEYRVKLVESVAETDDHLMEKYLEGEELTNEEIRTQLRKGTIDGTIVPLLCGSAFKNKGVQQLLDAVVDYLPAPAEVPPIQGTLPDGEIAVRYADDNAPLSALAFKIMADPYGRLTFVRVYSGVLQKGSYVLNSSKNKKERISRLIVLKADDRIEVDELRAGDLGAALGLKDTLTGDTLCDDANPIILESLFIPEPVISVAVEPKTKQDMEKLSKALQSLSEEDPTFRVSVDSETNQTVIAGMGELHLEILVDRMLREFKVEANVGAPQVAYRETIRKPVNRAEGKFIRQSGGKGQYGHVVINLEPGEPGSGFEFVSKIVGGTVPKEYINPAEQGIKEACETGVVAGYPLIDVKATLVDGSYHDVDSSEMAFKIAGSMALKEAVSKASPVLLEPMMKVEVEVPEDFIGNVIGDLNSRRGQIEGQDTAQGIAKVTAKVPLAEMFGYATDIRSKTQGRGIFTMEFSHYEEVPRSVADAIVAKSKGN
- the rpsL gene encoding 30S ribosomal protein S12 — its product is MPTIQQLIRSAREQTQKKTKSPALKSCPQRRGVCTRVYTTTPKKPNSALRKVARVRLTSGYEVTAYIPGIGHNLQEHSVVMIRGGRVKDLPGVRYHIIRGTLDTAGVKDRRQGRSKYGAKRPK
- the rpsG gene encoding 30S ribosomal protein S7; translated protein: MSRRRVVQKRPIPADPVYNSRLVSMMVRRIMKHGKKSIAYRIIYQALKTIEERTGSEPLEVFEKAVRNATPLVEVKARRVGGATYQVPMEVRSERGTALALRWLIQYARARTGRSMAVRLANELMDAANETGSAVRKREETHRMAEANKAFAHYRY